CCTGCGCTCTTCGATCAGATTCAGGTTCTCCAGCGCCACCGCCGTGGCTACGGGATGTCCGCTGGCGGTGTAGCCGTGACCCAGCGTCCCGACGCGGCCGCTGTTTTCGGCGATGACCTCGTGCACGCGCGGCGACAGCAGGACGGCGGCCAGGGGCATATAGGAAGAGGTGATCTGCTTGGACAGCACCATGATGTCCGGCTCGATGCCATAGGTTTGCGAGCCGAAGAAGGTGCCCAGCCGCCCGAATCCCGTAATGACCTCGTCGGCGATCACCAGAACGTCGTACTTGCGGCAGACGGCCTGGATCTTCTCCCAATACGTGCGCGGAGGCACGATGACGCCGCCCGCGCCCATCACCGGCTCCCCGATGAATGCGGCCACCGTTTCCGGACCTTCCTGGACAATCAGGGTTTCGAGTTCGGCCGCCATGCGCGTGGCGAAATCTTCCTCTGTTTCGCCCGGATTGGCGTTGCGGTAATGGTGCGGACAGGCGGTGTGCCTGATCTGCGGCAGCGGCAGATCGAAATCGCGATGATTCCCCGGCAAGCCCGTCAGGCTGGCGGATGCCACCGTAACGCCGTGGTAGCCGCGATGCCGGGCGATGATCTTCTTTTTTTGCGGGCGCCCCAGTGCATTGTTGTAGTACCAGACGAACTTGATCACCGTGTCGTTGGCTTCGGAACCGGAGTTGGTGAAGAAAGCGCTCGACATCCGGCCCTGCGTATAGCCGATCAGGCGTTCAGCCAGCGCAATCGAGGGTGAATTCGATTTATGGGTGAACGTGTGATAGTAGGGGAGCTTGGCCATTTGGCGCGATGCCGCCTCGACCAGGCGGGGCTCGCCGAAGCCCACGGCCACGCTCCACAATCCAGCCATGCCTTCCAGGAACTTGTTGCCCTGGTCGTCGTAGACATAGATGCCTTCGCCGCGCTCGATTACCCGCGGACCCACGGTACGGTGCTTGACCGCGTTGGTGTAAGGGTGAAGCTGGTGACGTATGTCCTGTTGGTGGGAGTCGGGCGTGATCGGCATGGGAATTCCGGAAGAGTCGAGGAGGGTGGGCCGTGGCAATCCTGGTGCGCGCTTTCGCACCGCGCATGTCCGACATAGTATCCGTCCGCGCCACGTCCGTGAACGGACCGGCGTTGCCGGCTTTGCGCCATGCAAGGGTCGGATCCGGCCCGCTTGTGTTGCCGCGTCATGGCCGCTGGCCGATAATGGCCCCCGCGCGTCCGTAAGCGGCGGCGCCGCCGGATCGGGCGGCACGATCACAATCGAATCATGGAGACGGCCAGTGGCTGACAAACACAGGATCGCGGTAATTCCCGGGGACGGTATTGGAAAGGAGGTCGTCCCTGAAGGGCTGCGCGTGCTGGATGCGGCGGCCGCCAAATTCGGCATCCAGTTCCAGTGGGACCATTTCGACTGGAGTTGCGACTATTACGCCAAGCACGGCAAGATGATGCCGGACGACTGGGCGGCGCAGATCGGCGGCCATGAAGCCATCTTCTTCGGGGCCATCGGGTGGCCTGAAACCGTGCCGGACCATGAGGCGCTGTGGGGATCGCTGTTCCGCTTCCGGCGGGACTTCGACCAATACATCAATCTGCGGCCTGTGCGGCTGATGCCGGGCGTGGTCTCGCCACTGGCGAACCGCAAGCCCGGGGATATCGATTTCTTCATCGTCCGCGAAAATACCGAAGGCGAATACTCGAACAGCGGCGGCAAACTCTTTGCGGGCACCGAGCGCGAAGTCGTGATCCAGGAGAGCGTTTTCACCCGCGTCGGCGCGGAACGCGTCCTGAAGTTCGCGTTCGAACTGGCGCGCAAGCGGGGCAAGCATCTGACCGCGGCGACCAAATCCAATGGAATTTCCATTTCCATGCCGTGGTGGGATGAGCGGGTGGCGGAAATGGCGCAGCGCTATCCCGACGTGCGCTGGGACAAGTACCACATCGACATCCTCTGCGCGCACTTCGTGCAACGGCCGGATATGTTCGACGTGGTGGTGGCGTCCAACCTGTTCGGCGATATTCTGTCGGACCTCGGTCCCGCCTGCACCGGCACCATCGGCATCGCGCCTTCGGCCAATCTGAATCCGGAACGAAAATTCCCGTCGCTGTTCGAACCCGTCCACGGTTCGGCGCCCGACATCTACGGCAAAGGTATCGCCAACCCGATCGGCCAGATCTGGAGCGGGGCGCTGATGCTGGATTTCCTGGGTTATCCCGAAGCGTCCGCCGCCGTCGTCGCCGCGATCGAGCACGTGCTGGCCAACGGCCCGCGCACGCCGGATATGAAGGGCGACGCCCGCACCGAAGACGTCGGGCGCGCCGTCGCCGAACGCGTGGCCGCGATGTAAGGTATGGCGGCAGTCGCCTGCCGCGCCGCAACAAAACGTAATTAGTGCGTGTACGGGGCAGTCGAGGCGACCCCGCGACGTGCGGCGCGGCCTGGTTCGAGCTTCCGGAAAGGCAGAGCGCCTTGTAAGCGGGTTTTCCCCTGCAAGTTTGTAAATTCCGATGGAAATTCAACCTATTGGAAGCGCTGCGGGGGTATAGTCTGATTGCCGCGGTGCGCGCTGCGGCGTTACATCTCCCGCGACTGCGGCCCGCTCACGGGAACATTTTTGTACTTTTGGTTTTTTTCGTTCGGGTTTGGCATTGTTATCTTCCACAGGTTTGGCTGTCGACAACGCGGAGTCCCTGGTTACGGGAAAGGTTTCCGATCAACCGGAAGCCGGCAGCGCCGTTGCGTCGGGCAATGACACGGTAGGCGACAAGCCGCTCGACCGTTTCTGGCGCAAATGCTATGCGCTGTTTCGTAGCCGCAGGATGCAGCACAATCGCCATCTCTGGCCGTATGTGTCGATCCGCCGTGACGAGCAGGGCGCCATCTCATCGTTCTCCGCCTTCGGACGCCCGGTGCCGTTGACGCCCCTGTCTCAGGCATTCCACGAACAGCACGACGAAGTACACCTTATCCTGAGCGGCCCTTCGGTGGCCGAGATCGCGTACGATCGCCTGCCCATGCAGGCTGCGATGGGGGTCAACGGTTCGATCTCGCTCGCAAGGCAGTTCGATATCCCGTTCAAGTACTACTGCGTGATCGATCAGAATTTCGTGCGGCGCCGGCTCGACCTGATGCGCGAAGTCGTCGACCGCGAGCTCACGCTGTTCGTTACCCCCGATGTGCTGCGGTACATGGTGCAGGGCCTGCCCACGCCGGAACGCTACCGGTGCCGCATCTGCGTCATTGAAGTCGTGTCCGAGCGCGCTTTCCAGCCGCATTGCCGGCCCGAAGAACTGACCGCGATGGCCAGGAAAAACCCCGCGATGTCGCTGTTCGATCCCCGGCGTTCATTGGGATACAGCTTCGATCTGGCCAGCGGCGTGTTCGACGCGGACACGGTCGCCTATGCCGGGCTGCAAATCCTGGTGGCTGGCGGCGTGCGGCGCATTTACATGCATGGCCTGGATCTCGGCTTTTCGGGCGCCCGGCGTTTCTACAAGGAAGCCCGACCAGAAAACAGCCGGCTGGTGCGCAATTTCGACCGCCTGATCGAGCCGTCTTTTCTGCACGCGGCCGCCCTGTTGAAGGAGCGCGGCGTGCATCTGTT
The sequence above is a segment of the Bordetella genomosp. 9 genome. Coding sequences within it:
- a CDS encoding aspartate aminotransferase family protein, translated to MPITPDSHQQDIRHQLHPYTNAVKHRTVGPRVIERGEGIYVYDDQGNKFLEGMAGLWSVAVGFGEPRLVEAASRQMAKLPYYHTFTHKSNSPSIALAERLIGYTQGRMSSAFFTNSGSEANDTVIKFVWYYNNALGRPQKKKIIARHRGYHGVTVASASLTGLPGNHRDFDLPLPQIRHTACPHHYRNANPGETEEDFATRMAAELETLIVQEGPETVAAFIGEPVMGAGGVIVPPRTYWEKIQAVCRKYDVLVIADEVITGFGRLGTFFGSQTYGIEPDIMVLSKQITSSYMPLAAVLLSPRVHEVIAENSGRVGTLGHGYTASGHPVATAVALENLNLIEERRLVENAARSGEVLQSELRAMADHPLIGEVRGVGLIAGVELVADKATKRPFDPLGKAGGYAYEQAHAHGLIIRGIQDTVAFCPPLIITPEEVRDMVSRFKRTLEDVTRHVVG
- a CDS encoding tartrate dehydrogenase, whose translation is MADKHRIAVIPGDGIGKEVVPEGLRVLDAAAAKFGIQFQWDHFDWSCDYYAKHGKMMPDDWAAQIGGHEAIFFGAIGWPETVPDHEALWGSLFRFRRDFDQYINLRPVRLMPGVVSPLANRKPGDIDFFIVRENTEGEYSNSGGKLFAGTEREVVIQESVFTRVGAERVLKFAFELARKRGKHLTAATKSNGISISMPWWDERVAEMAQRYPDVRWDKYHIDILCAHFVQRPDMFDVVVASNLFGDILSDLGPACTGTIGIAPSANLNPERKFPSLFEPVHGSAPDIYGKGIANPIGQIWSGALMLDFLGYPEASAAVVAAIEHVLANGPRTPDMKGDARTEDVGRAVAERVAAM